In Candidatus Methylomirabilota bacterium, a genomic segment contains:
- a CDS encoding DUF4321 domain-containing protein — MILILGALIGTALGELIAYLFPGGILERIFAQGITPGLQPPATLDLKILSLTFGFTVRINLSSLLGLLLGAYLYKQF, encoded by the coding sequence GTGATCCTCATTCTCGGGGCCCTCATCGGCACGGCCCTGGGAGAACTTATTGCGTACCTCTTTCCCGGTGGCATCCTAGAGCGAATCTTTGCACAAGGAATTACTCCTGGCCTTCAGCCGCCTGCTACTCTCGACCTCAAGATCCTTTCGCTGACCTTCGGTTTCACCGTCCGCATCAATCTTTCGAGTCTATTGGGGCTCCTGCTGGGTGCCTATCTGTATAAACAGTTCTGA